In the genome of Paenibacillus pabuli, the window CAGGCATCAACATCACATATCAATCGGATCGGGGAGTGTTTAAGCTTCAGGTTTTTGGCACTACCAAGAGCCGAATTCATGTACCGGATACGGAATCATTCAAAATCGAGAAACTGGATGTGCGCGGTCATGAGGCTTATTATATTTCGAATGCTGAGAACAGACAATTGATCTGGATCGAAGAAGATGCGGGTGGTAAGGCATTGCAATATGAGATCGTAGGAAGCGATATGTCGCAAGAATGGGTACTGAATATCGCTGAATCCATGATCGAATGACAAACAAACCTGAAACGATCAAGCAGCAAGCGGATTCTGTCCTTAGTTGGATATTAATTTCTTTAAACGATATGGGAAAAAAATGATGTGTTTATGCTTGTAATCTGGAAAACATTTCTATGATGAATTTTACATAAAAGCAATGTAGAATTCATTAAATTCCACACGTCCTTTTATATACTTAGTTTGTTTGACTCAGCGAACTAAAAGGACTAGGTGGTCGTTAACATGTTGAAAAAACGAGACTTGCACGAATGCCACTCACTGTATGATTTTATGGTGGACTCCGCTGTTTATCCATACGTTCGTCATAAGTGCCAATCTTATGATGAATATGTATTTGCGACCAAACAGGTGATTGATGAAGAAGAACAACACACATGTATTTCCAGAACAATCCTTAATGAGCTGGGACATCCCATCGGAACCATCGATTTATATCACATTGAACATAAGACAGGTTTTCTTGCGACATGGATTGGGGCTCCTTTTTTTGGAAAAGGGTATAATCAAAGAGCAAAAGAAGCCTTTTTTGCCGAGTTGTTTCTTCAACATGAAATTGAAACGGTATTTCTTAAAATTCGGAAACAAAACATTCGATCCAAGAAAGCAGTTGGAAAATTGCCGTATATCAAACTAGCAAATGAGATATACCGCGAAGTTTATACGTCAATAAACAATACGGAACTAATTTATGATTTGTATTACGTGAATCGTTCTGACTTCATAACAATTGAAAAGATGCATCATGTGGTTGCTACGTAACAACTAAAACGGTTTTTGATATCTATTCAAATGAAATCCCGCCAGGTCTGTCCTGTCGGGATTATTATTATTTTCTTTGATATTCCATAATTATGTTGATAGGAAACAATAAGTAGGGGTGCAGGAATATGGAAATTAAGGTCGAAAGAAGAGATATAAGCAAGAGTTCAACAACGCTATAAGCAAGTCGCAAAGTAATTTAATTCTGGGGTGATGTAATGGAGATCAAAAAAATAGAGAATCTATCCAATGAAGATTGGCTTCAACTTGGAAGCTTTGGTTATAAATCCACTCAAAAATATGAGCTTACCAAAAAGGAGACACAAGGTTCTTTTAGTATGCATTTAACGTTAATAAATCTGGATGACATCTACGAAAAAGAAGAATTGAACAGTACAGATGATTTGGAACGATATGAAGAAATTATGAAGATGGGATTTTCTTATGGAATATATATAGATGGGAAAATCATAGCGCTCGCCATTTCCGAACCACAAACTTGGAATAATACACTGATGATATGGCATCTTCAGGTGAATGAAAAATACATAAGAAAAGGATATGGGAGACTGTTGATCAATAAAGTGAATGAGATTGCCCACGAACAAGGCTTAAGAGCGATCACGTTAGAAACCCAGAATACGAACGTTCCAGCCATTCATTTTTACATGCGATGTGGTTATCAAATAGAAGGAATTGATGTATCACTATATTCAAATAATCATAGCCAAAACGAAGAAATAGCTCTGTATATGAGAAAGAAGATCCAATAAGAGTAACTAGGTATCACCTTGAAATCGCTTAAATTTATGATGTTTGGTGAGGAGAGGGTTTGCATAATTACGCTCAGAAAAATAACACTGGATAACAGACGTTCTATATTTAACTTGGAAGTTTCAGAAGAGCAGCGTCAATATGTTGCATCAAACCTTTCAAGTGTAGCATCATGTTATGTTCTTGCAACCAATGGCGGCTCACCGTTTCCACTTGCAATTTACGCAGATGAGCAGCCTGTAGGTTTTGTAATGATAACCTACGGAATCACGGGTTATGATCTTCCTGTCATTGCTGATAATAACTATTGTATTTTGCGACTGATGATTGACAAGCAGCATCAGAGCATGGGCTATGGCCGGGAAGCGTTAAAGAAAATATTGGAGTTTATTCGAACTTTCCCAGCTGGTCCTGCACGTTATTGTTGGATTCCGTATAGTCCTGATAACTTGGCTGCCAAAAAGCTATATGAGAGCTTTGGATTCCATGAAAACGGTGAAGTGTGCCATGACGAGCTCATAACAGTAGTGGAACTTTGACTTCTATTTTTAGATGAGAATTTTATAACAAAATTTCAAACTCAGTCTAATAGCTTTTGCTTTCCTGTGACGTAAAGTAGAAGTTCAATAGTTGTATTTTTTTACCACACATGATAACGTGATATTAAAACCAACTATTTTAGTTGGAAATGTATTTTGGAGGTATAATCATGACTAATATCGCGAAGAATCTCACAGATCTGATTGGAAATACACCACTATTAGAGCTTTCTAATTTTGCGAGAAGACATCAAGTTGATGCGAAGATCATTGCCAAACTGGAATACTTTAATCCAGCAGGTAGTGTAAAAGATAGAATCGGATATGGAATGATTAAAGACGCTCAAGAGAAGGGGTTAATTAACCAAAATTCAGTGATAATAGAACCGACCAGCGGTAATACAGGTGTAGGACTTGCATTTGCAGCAGCAGCATTAGGATACAGATTAATCATAACACTTCCTGAGAGTTTCAGTGTAGAACGTAGGAAGCTTTTGATTGCTCTGGGAGCGGAACTAGTTCTTACACCTGCCACAGAAGGAATGTCTGGAGCCATCAAAAAGGCTGAAGAAATTGCGGCTACAATCCCTAACTCATTTATACCTCAACAGTTTAAAAATCCAGCAAATCCACAAGTACATAAGGTAACAACCGCAGAAGAGATTTGGAGAGATACCGAAGGCAAAGTGGATATTTTTATTGGTGGAGTTGGTACAGGTGGGACCATATCTGGAGTTGGCGAAGCACTTAAACAAAGAAAAGAAGATGTGAAAATTATAGCTGTAGAGCCTTCAGATTCCCCGGTACTTTCTGGAGGAACTAAAGGCGTGCATACCATTCAAGGAATTGGTGCCGGTTTTGTTCCCGACAATTTTAATAGAACTGTCGTTGATGAGATCGTACAGGTAAGAAATGAAGATGCATTTGAAACAGCTCGTTTTTTAGCTAAATCCGAAGGATTATTAGTTGGCATTTCATCTGGTGCAGCTGCATATGCAGCAGTACAAATTGCAAAAAGGTCAGAGAATAAAAATAAAAGTATAGTTGTTCTGTTCCCAGATACAGGGGAACGATATTTATCAACAGACCTTTATCCAGAAGCATAAGATGAAAATATTAACCTGCCCTCACCGCTTAAAAGCATCGTTGCCGTTTCTTTGAAGAATTTAAACTGGTGAGGGCATGGATTCACAAACGTAATATGCAACCTCGGAAATCGGTAAGTCTTGGAGGTAGTTTCGGTGACGAAAAAGCGGAAAATAGTAGTTGCTTTATCACTCATTGTATCTGGAATTATTGGTTTATATTTAATATTGAATCAATATATAGTGCTTGATCGAACGAGTCAAGAATTAGGTATTTATGATTTCGTTTCATCCCAAGCTGATGTGGAGGTTTTAGTTGAAGGAACAGGTAAACAAAATATACTAGGAGACAGAGTCTCTACCAAGATAAAAATTGTAAACATCTTGTTTAACAACACCTCCAGTAATCTTGTTGAGGGAAGTGAAATTGAAGCTAATGAGTATTTAGTAGTGCATCATAATAGACAAGTGAGTGGACTGCAATGGACCCCGGGAAGAAGTATCTTCAGTATGGGCACAAGCTACAAACGGTTGAAGAAAGGTGAACAAAGAACAATTCACTTAAAACTTAATAAAGAAACAAATCAATTTTGGATAATGCCTGAAGAGTTAATTATTCAATGAATTTAAGGCTAATCAATGAAGTTATGGAAGGTACATTCAATTCAATCTATATCAGTCGTAGTGACGGAAAAATAGTATAAGGGTGAATGCAATGACTGTTGGAAAAAAGGTTTTTGTTTTAAAGGATGAGTCACGTATTGATCCGATAAGTAAGGAAACTAGAGAAGTGCTCATTAGTATATACTACCCTTCCAATCCCGTGGAGCATGAGTCGAAGTATATTTCGTTATTTGAGCCTAATATCTCTTCCGCTGTTGATATGCTCTCTAGTATGGGAGTGGATAAGGATTATATATGTAATCTGGATACAAAAATACATAATGATGAGAGTGTTGATATTGCTGCTAAAAACTGTCCCGTTATTTTTGTAGCTCCGGCTTTTGGTGTCGTTAGAGATATGTATTCCTTTTGTGTAGAACATTTAGTGGAGTGCGGATTTGTTGTCATTACTATAGGAGCCACTCATGAATCTATATTTTCCATTTTTCCTGACGGTCGCTTTGTCCAGCAATCCAAAGAAATATCCGAAATAGACAGTTTAGATATTCATTCTTGGAAACAATTATTGAAGCTTAGAGTTGAAGATATCAGTTGGGTTTTGAAAAATGTAGATAAGGTCTTGGATTCAGATAAGGATCTTAGGGCCATAGTGGATGTGAATGAAATGGGGATCATTGGTCATTCATTAGGTGGGGCTGCTGCTTATGAATTGCTAAAAAGAGAACAGAGAATTAAGGCTAGTATTCTATTAGATCCTAGTTTCCATTTATTGACGACGAGTAAGGAAGAGGGAGTATCTGTTCCGTTATTGGTAGCTCGGCAAGAGAAATGCTCGTTTGAAGAACTGGAAAATGAACTCTCTCCAGACCTATTACCTTTGTTACTGAGTGGGTATGAGGCTTTGTTTGACTCGGATGATCTGAATAGTTCATTTATTAAACTAAACGGTGCTCATCATATGACTTTTAGCGATATTCCGATACATTACAACGAAGATGGGATAGAACACAAGCATTCCACTATGAATAAGTTTATCTCTGCTTTCCTTGAGGAGCATTTAAAGAAGGGAAAAAATAAATTTCATGAGCTGCTGAAAAATAAGATTAATGATGGAATTGATCAAGTAAATAGTAAGGGACATGTTATTTAAGGAGGGGACTAGAAATGTTCAGATAACACATGCCTTTAATATTTTATAGGTAGTTAGCAGTGAACGAGGAGGAATAACGCGTGGAATTAAATCATTGGTCCGAGGAACTTCATTCGTATGATTTATCAAATGAATATTCCATTCAAAAGGCTGAGCCCGAAGAATGGGGAGTATATTGTTCTGTCTATTATAATATGGCCTATACTGGATTTTTTAGAGAGGAAGGCTACTTCAATGTTTCGCGGAATAACTCTTTTTGGATTTATAAAGGAGAGTCAAAAATCGGTGGGGTAAGGATGGCACCCAATACGTTATATCATTTATTCTTTATGCCCCCATTCAATGATTCATTTGAGGTACTGAAACTTCTTAAAAGAATACTCATAAAATGGTCTGATGCAACTCAACGTATCAAGATATATGAAATTCTCCCCGATCAAGTACATTTATTTACGAGGGCTGGATTCTGGCCAGATGAGTTCAGATGTCGCTGGATGCAGCGCCCGACAGATCATTTCAATGTGCGTTGGGATCATGATTTTATAGTTAAGAGCCCCAAAATTATCGAGAATGAAACGGGTGCTAAGCAATACATTAATGAAGATGAAATTGCTCAGTGTGACTTTGAAAGCTTTGTAGGCGGTTTCGAAGCCTTACGCAGAAAGAAAACATCCCTTGAAGACTTTATCCCCAACGAAGAAGTCCATTATACCAATGAGGACCTAACTCAAGCTTCTACACTTGTTTATGATAAAGTTACTGGACAGCTCATAGCCAACTGTCGACTATGTTTGCAGGATAATCAAGCAGCAGTATACAGCATCGGAGTCAACCCCGCTTACAGAGGAAAAGGACTTGCTACACGAATGCTGCAAAGAGCCTTGACTGAACTTAAAGACAAGTATCCAGTTCTAAGGTTATATGTCATGGAAGGCAATGATGCCGAATCAGTTTATTTTAATCTTGGATTTGTTCCTGGCGTTCAAGAGATACAAACGATGTATATTCCTGTACATGAGTAGTCACAGTTAAATTAATCAACTATCAACCCGAGTGGATATTTTTGAATGGGGCAGCATCGCTGTTTTTAATCTCTCGGGTTTCTGTTGCTTGAGGAAAGGAAGGTTATTATTGGAGACTATCTTAATGTTGGTAGTGTCTTTGTTTCTTGGTATTTTTGTTGTGAAAATCGGAATGGATAATTCCAAGAGTAATCAGTACACCAAAGAAATATTGCAAGAATTAAGAGAGATCAAGGAGATTCTGAGGGAAGAACGATAAAGACAACATCGAGGAGGCGTTAAGGTGCTTTATGATTTAAAAGGCGAAGCCAATATGTCACCTGTTGTTGGGTTGTTATATTCTGCGGTTACAGAAAACAGCCAACGACTACAACGAATTACAGACGGTATGTCGCTAGAAGAAATTGATTATAAAGGACCTAATCACAATTTCAATAGTACCGCTCAATTAATAAAACATATCACCTACGTCGATCTGAATTGGGTTTATCGAATAAATGGCCTACCACTTCCTCAGACCTTAAAAGAGCAACATGGGCCCATGATTGATGAACATGGCAGACTTCCGATGGTTCAAGGGGTATCTTTGAGTATACTTATGTCAACATATGAAGGTGTCATAACCATGTTAAAGGACGCGTGTGCACAATTAACGGATGATGATTTAGCGAGGATTGTCACTTTTGGACATGAGAATGAGAAGCAGGCGACCATACGCTGGGGTATATGGCATATCGCTGACCACAGTCGTTATCACCAAGCTCACATTAATCAACTTCGAAGATGGTATCATGAAGCTCGCTAAAGAACGATAAGAAAGCGATATAGTGAATAATTTTAAGGTACAAAGAAGAGGTGAGGTTATGGGAAATTTATCTGAACTGAACCCTGTTAATGTTGAAGAAAACACGATATTTGAAATACAAGCTGCCATGGAAAAGGGGGAGCTTTGCTCAAGAGACCTGGTTCTGTATTACTTGTATCGTATTTCACAATATGACCAAAATGGGCCAAAGATTAATTCCGTGCTGGAAATAAACCCGGATGCGATTTTTATTGCGGAGGCCTTGGATGCTGAAAGGAAATCAGTGGGACCCAGAGGGGTTCTACACGGGATTCCGGTTCTGTTGAAAGATAACATAGAAACCAACGACAGAATGCATACAACTGCTGGAGCGCTAGCTTTGGAAACCCATATTAGTTCTAAGGATTCTTTTCTTGTGACTAAACTAAGGGAAGCTGGAGCAATCATACTTGGAAAAACGAATATGACAGAATGGGCAAATGGCATGTCTTCGGAGATGTGGGCAGGGTACAGCGCTAGAGGTGGACAAGTTTTGAATCCTTATGGCGATTTTTTTCCAGGGGGTTCAAGCACAGGTTCCGCTGCCGCGGTTGCTGCTAACTTTACGATGGTTTCCGTAGGAACGGAAACATCTGGCTCCATATTAAGTCCATCCATTCAGAACTCTATTGTTGGTATAAAGCCAACTGTGGGTTTAATAAGTCGTGCTGGAATAATACCGTTCTCACTCTCCCAAGACACTGCTGGTCCAATGGCAAGGACTGTAACAGACGCAGCAATTCTATTAGGGATACTTTCAGGAAGAGACGAGGATGATCCGGCTACTTGGAGAAATCCCCAATCTTCTGTAGACTACACCACATGTTTAGACCTCAATGGATTGAAAAATGCAAATATAGGAATCTTCAGAAAAGCCCCCCTTACACGATACCGTGATAACGACGAATACGATGAAGTTCTATTTGAGAATGTCGTAACCCAGATCAAAGAAGCTGGGGCTAATGTTATTGAAGATATAGATATCCCATCGTTTGACCGGCAGTGGGAGTGGAACAAGTTGAATAATGAATTTAAACATAACGTTGAACATTATCTGCAAAGTCTTCCATCACATTTACCTGTTCATACCCTCAGTGAATTAGTCGAATGGAACAAGCAAAATGCAGAAAGGGCTTTAAAATATGGGCAAAACCTTCTCAAACATAGAGGACAATTGGATAATCCATTAAATAATTCGAATTACATCTTGGAGTTAATAACGGATCTATATCATTCGCAAAATAATGGCATAGATTATGCTTTACATAACTTTGGACTGGACGCTATTGTTTTCCCTTCTTACGTTGGTGCTGATCTTTGTGCAAGAGCTGGGTATCCATCGATCGCTGTACCTGCAGGATATAAGGAAAGTGGAAGGCCATTTGGAATCACATTTGCAGGTAAAGCTTTTAGTGAATCAGTATTGATTCGTTTTGCCTTTGCCTTTGAACAGTTAACAGCTCATAGAAAAAAGCCGAACTTATAACTTATAAGACGTCTAGCAACTAACGTTGAAGTGAAGAAAATATGCAGCTAATCCCTCCAAATCGTTCAAAGATGCTTTTCAAAAATGTTTGCTAATGGACCGCGTGATAGCCTAGGGGCTGTGCAGCGGTTTTTTTGTTTCCAGCATTTAGTTTGTATGAAATCCGTTTTATTCATTTTCAACAATTGTGATCAAGAATACAGCAATATTGTTCAGATTAGATCGAAATAACTGTGATACAATTCATTGTAAAGCGCTATCATTGTAAATTATTAAACTATATTGCTTTTTATATTCTGGGAAGGGAGATCTTTATTGATGTTAACCATACACACCCCGACGAATATTGCTTTGCAGGAAAATGAAGTTTATGTGCGATCAGAAGCAGATAATTTTCAGGATGAATGGCCTGTTCATACGCATAATGGGTATGAGATTCATTATTTTATCCAAGGAGATGCGACCTTTTTAATCGGTGACCGAATCTATAAGCCGCTGCCTGGAGATATGTTTATATTCAGAGGGGGAGTGCCCCACCGGATTAATCCTTCAAGAGAAATCGTATACAAGCGAAGTTTTGTCAATTTTACGGAATTATTGCTTATGGACATGCTTGGTATCAGTCAATTGGATAATCTGATGTCCATATTCCGTCATCCTAATGGATTATTGGTGCATTGGTCCCTGGAGGAGCGGGAACACATCACAGGTATATTTAAGGGGATCAAGGAGGAGATGGATGCCCGAAATACAGGGTATAAAACCATGGTCAAATTGAGTCTTACCCAATTGCTGCTGCGGATTTACCGGAAAACGAACAGTGAGCGATCCGTCAATCCGATTTTATGTTCTTCCCAGAAGCAGACAAGCGTAAGCCGGGTTCTTCATTATTTAAACCAGAACTACACAGAGAATGTTTCTTTGGATGACTTGTCCAAAACACTCCATTTGAACAAATATTACATTTGTCATTCTTTCAAAGAGACGACGGGATATACCATAAGCAATTATGTCATACGCAAAAGGGTAGCAGAAGCCAAAAAATTGTTGCTGTCTACGGATGCACCGATTTTGTCCATATCAGAGACACTGGGCTTTAACACACCTGTGTATTTTAGCAGGGCTTTTAAACAATATGTGGGAGTATCGCCACAGTTGTTCCGTAAAAATGAATTGCTTAACGAAGCCAAAAATCATTAATCCCTTTCAAGGAGATGTTGATATGACAAAAAGAACAACGTTTAAGCTTAGCATCAGTGTTCTATTGACCGTACTGCTCATCATGCTGACTGCTTGCGGAAATTCAGGTACAAGTGCGAATGGAAAACAAGCAACCCTTGATTTCTTGTGGTTCTCTGACGGGAATGAAGGAGAAGTGATTAAGGAAATTATTAAAGATTACGAGCAGACCCATACCAACGTTAAAATCAATCTGATTGAGGTGGGCTTCAAGGATATCCAAACCAAATTGAAAACAATGTTATCTGGCGGAAAGCCGCCTGCTCTGAGTCGGGTCACGGATACGGGATCTTTTGCTAATCAGGCTGTTGACCTTACACCCTACGTGGACAATGCGGATCAATTCGAGGATCAATTTATCGACTCTCTCAAACCTTACTATGTTATGAATGACAAGCTGGTAGCTGCACCTATGGATGTCACAGCGAATGGATTGATTTATAACAAAACCTTATTTGATAAAGCAGGCGTCAAGGTACCTACTTCTCCCGATCAGGTATGGACGTGGGACGAATATATCGCTGCACTCAAACAGGTGATGGACAAAGGTGGAGCACGATATGGCATGGTATGGGATGTCACTCCGCATCGATGGTCCACTCTTTTGTACCAGAATGGTGGGAGCATCTTAACGGAGGATGGCAGTGCGGCGGCGATTAACAATGAAGCCGGAATCCGTTCCATGGAGATGTTCAAGCAGCTTCATCAAGATGGGATTATGCCTGAGTCGGTATGGCTCGGAGGGGAGAACCCGAATAACCTGTTCCGTTCCGGGACGGTAGCTACCCACTGGGCTGGCAACTGGATGATCAGCAATTACAAGGATATCACCGATTTCGAATGGGGTGTTACCTATATGCCGAAAGGAACACAACGTTCTTCCGTGCCGGGTGGGAAGTTTCTCATGGCTTTCAAAGGCAGTGGTTATGAGCAGGAAGCGGCAGAATTTATTGAATATTTAACGTCCAAAGAAGTCAATTCCAAATATAATGAGAAGTCGTTGTTTATGAGTCCACGGAAGGACAGCTCTGTGCTGAATTATGAATTTGGCAAGGAGATGTTTGAAATTTTCTCGGATGAATTGAAGAACAGTTCGCCTCTTGCAGCGAATGACTGGTCCAGGCAAACGCTTATATCCAAAATTTCAACGGATTTGAAAAATAATATTATGGACGTTCTGTCAGACAAGGCAACTCCTCAGGAAGCATTGGATCGAACGGCCAAGCAAATTAATGAAGTTATTGACAGTCAATAAAACGCAATAAAACGTAAAAGGCATATGGTTCATTCACACTCGGGGGCTTACCGATTCGGGTTAAGCCTCCCTTTCAATTAAACACATAAGAAAGGGGCAAGCAGATGAGTGAAGGACAACGATCAAACAATAGAACGCTGGCAAGGCAGAACAGGAAGCTCGTCATCGCTCCTTATCTGTTTATACTTCCCAACCTCCTGATTTTTGGCATTTTTATTGTCTTTCCCTCTTTATTGGGCCTGTACTATTCTTTCCATGTCTATGATGGATTGAACCCGATGAAGTTCAACGGGCTGGACAATTATATCAAGATTATGGGGGATCAGGAATTTTGGTCAACCATCGGACGAACGGGACTTTATGCAGCGATTGTTGTCCCGCTAATTTATGCAGCTGCATTAGGCATTGCATTGCTGCTGGCACGCGAGATTAGAATGCGCGGTTTCTTCCGAGCCATTTTTTACTGGCCGACCATGATTTCCTACATCATCGTAGGTTTGACCTGGAAGTGGATTTTTGGAGATTCGTTCGGCATTCTGAATCATCTGCTGACGATGGCAGGTGGGGAGCCAGTCGGCTTTCTGACCTCGTCCTTCTGGGCAAATACCGCTGTAATTGTTGCGACGGTATGGTCACGTGCTGGCTTTTTCATGGTCATTTTTATCGCGGGTTTGCAGGCCATACCTACAGATTACTATGAGGCTGCCCGCCTGGACGGGGCAACGGGAACCAAGGTGTTTCGCTATATTACCCTCCCACTGTTGAAGCCCACAAGCTTACTCGTTGTTATGCTGAGTCTGATTGACGCGTTCAAGGCCTTCCCACTTATGTTTGCGCTTACAGGCGGTGGGCCAGGCAAGGAAACCACGTATATTGTTCAATACATTTATGAGATTGGCTTTAACAGGCAGGAGCTTGGCCTCGCCAGCGCCATGTCAGTGATGCTGTTTATCCTCATTGGTGGATTCTCGGCGCTGCAATTCCGTCTATCGAAAGGAGGGGCTGTCTGATGGTAATGAAGCCTCTGGTCAAAATCGTCATCTACAGCATGTTATGTGTGGCCGCAGTGTTGTGGCTCCTGCCTGTTCTGTGGGTTGTGATTTCTGCCCTGAAAACGAATAGCGATCTGTACAGCTTTCCTCCCAAATTGTGGCCGGAGCCAGTCACCTTCGAACATTTCAAGGAGGCATTCAGGAAAGGCGATTTTGGCTTGTATTTTATGAATAGTACGATTGTAACTCTGAGCTCAACGCTGCTGCTGCTGCTGATCAATTCCATGGCAGGCTTTGCACTGGCAAAGTATCGCTTCCGCGGTAGCTCGATCATATTAATAGCTTTCATCTCAACGCTTATGATTCCGATTGAGGTCATTATGATCCCTATATTCAAAGTACTGAGCGCCCTCGGGTTATACAACAGCCTGCTTGCGATTATTATCCCGCCGGCGGCAACTCCGACAGGTGTATTCCTTATGCGGCAGTATTTGCTGACGGTTCCGGACGAGCTGCTGGAAGCTGCCCGGATGGATGGAGCGGGCGAATGGAAAATTTACTGGAGCATTATTCTTCCTATAGCAAAGCCTATTTTGGCTGTGCTTGCAATCTTCTCCTTCATGTGGAGATGGGATGATTTTGTTTGGCCGTTAATCGCGATCAGTGATCCATCCAAATAT includes:
- a CDS encoding GNAT family N-acetyltransferase — its product is MLKKRDLHECHSLYDFMVDSAVYPYVRHKCQSYDEYVFATKQVIDEEEQHTCISRTILNELGHPIGTIDLYHIEHKTGFLATWIGAPFFGKGYNQRAKEAFFAELFLQHEIETVFLKIRKQNIRSKKAVGKLPYIKLANEIYREVYTSINNTELIYDLYYVNRSDFITIEKMHHVVAT
- the cysK gene encoding cysteine synthase A; amino-acid sequence: MTNIAKNLTDLIGNTPLLELSNFARRHQVDAKIIAKLEYFNPAGSVKDRIGYGMIKDAQEKGLINQNSVIIEPTSGNTGVGLAFAAAALGYRLIITLPESFSVERRKLLIALGAELVLTPATEGMSGAIKKAEEIAATIPNSFIPQQFKNPANPQVHKVTTAEEIWRDTEGKVDIFIGGVGTGGTISGVGEALKQRKEDVKIIAVEPSDSPVLSGGTKGVHTIQGIGAGFVPDNFNRTVVDEIVQVRNEDAFETARFLAKSEGLLVGISSGAAAYAAVQIAKRSENKNKSIVVLFPDTGERYLSTDLYPEA
- a CDS encoding ABC transporter substrate-binding protein, with product MTKRTTFKLSISVLLTVLLIMLTACGNSGTSANGKQATLDFLWFSDGNEGEVIKEIIKDYEQTHTNVKINLIEVGFKDIQTKLKTMLSGGKPPALSRVTDTGSFANQAVDLTPYVDNADQFEDQFIDSLKPYYVMNDKLVAAPMDVTANGLIYNKTLFDKAGVKVPTSPDQVWTWDEYIAALKQVMDKGGARYGMVWDVTPHRWSTLLYQNGGSILTEDGSAAAINNEAGIRSMEMFKQLHQDGIMPESVWLGGENPNNLFRSGTVATHWAGNWMISNYKDITDFEWGVTYMPKGTQRSSVPGGKFLMAFKGSGYEQEAAEFIEYLTSKEVNSKYNEKSLFMSPRKDSSVLNYEFGKEMFEIFSDELKNSSPLAANDWSRQTLISKISTDLKNNIMDVLSDKATPQEALDRTAKQINEVIDSQ
- a CDS encoding amidase family protein, giving the protein MGNLSELNPVNVEENTIFEIQAAMEKGELCSRDLVLYYLYRISQYDQNGPKINSVLEINPDAIFIAEALDAERKSVGPRGVLHGIPVLLKDNIETNDRMHTTAGALALETHISSKDSFLVTKLREAGAIILGKTNMTEWANGMSSEMWAGYSARGGQVLNPYGDFFPGGSSTGSAAAVAANFTMVSVGTETSGSILSPSIQNSIVGIKPTVGLISRAGIIPFSLSQDTAGPMARTVTDAAILLGILSGRDEDDPATWRNPQSSVDYTTCLDLNGLKNANIGIFRKAPLTRYRDNDEYDEVLFENVVTQIKEAGANVIEDIDIPSFDRQWEWNKLNNEFKHNVEHYLQSLPSHLPVHTLSELVEWNKQNAERALKYGQNLLKHRGQLDNPLNNSNYILELITDLYHSQNNGIDYALHNFGLDAIVFPSYVGADLCARAGYPSIAVPAGYKESGRPFGITFAGKAFSESVLIRFAFAFEQLTAHRKKPNL
- a CDS encoding GNAT family N-acetyltransferase produces the protein MEIKKIENLSNEDWLQLGSFGYKSTQKYELTKKETQGSFSMHLTLINLDDIYEKEELNSTDDLERYEEIMKMGFSYGIYIDGKIIALAISEPQTWNNTLMIWHLQVNEKYIRKGYGRLLINKVNEIAHEQGLRAITLETQNTNVPAIHFYMRCGYQIEGIDVSLYSNNHSQNEEIALYMRKKIQ
- a CDS encoding DinB family protein; this encodes MLYDLKGEANMSPVVGLLYSAVTENSQRLQRITDGMSLEEIDYKGPNHNFNSTAQLIKHITYVDLNWVYRINGLPLPQTLKEQHGPMIDEHGRLPMVQGVSLSILMSTYEGVITMLKDACAQLTDDDLARIVTFGHENEKQATIRWGIWHIADHSRYHQAHINQLRRWYHEAR
- a CDS encoding GNAT family N-acetyltransferase is translated as MITLRKITLDNRRSIFNLEVSEEQRQYVASNLSSVASCYVLATNGGSPFPLAIYADEQPVGFVMITYGITGYDLPVIADNNYCILRLMIDKQHQSMGYGREALKKILEFIRTFPAGPARYCWIPYSPDNLAAKKLYESFGFHENGEVCHDELITVVEL
- a CDS encoding GNAT family N-acetyltransferase codes for the protein MELNHWSEELHSYDLSNEYSIQKAEPEEWGVYCSVYYNMAYTGFFREEGYFNVSRNNSFWIYKGESKIGGVRMAPNTLYHLFFMPPFNDSFEVLKLLKRILIKWSDATQRIKIYEILPDQVHLFTRAGFWPDEFRCRWMQRPTDHFNVRWDHDFIVKSPKIIENETGAKQYINEDEIAQCDFESFVGGFEALRRKKTSLEDFIPNEEVHYTNEDLTQASTLVYDKVTGQLIANCRLCLQDNQAAVYSIGVNPAYRGKGLATRMLQRALTELKDKYPVLRLYVMEGNDAESVYFNLGFVPGVQEIQTMYIPVHE
- a CDS encoding AraC family transcriptional regulator codes for the protein MLTIHTPTNIALQENEVYVRSEADNFQDEWPVHTHNGYEIHYFIQGDATFLIGDRIYKPLPGDMFIFRGGVPHRINPSREIVYKRSFVNFTELLLMDMLGISQLDNLMSIFRHPNGLLVHWSLEEREHITGIFKGIKEEMDARNTGYKTMVKLSLTQLLLRIYRKTNSERSVNPILCSSQKQTSVSRVLHYLNQNYTENVSLDDLSKTLHLNKYYICHSFKETTGYTISNYVIRKRVAEAKKLLLSTDAPILSISETLGFNTPVYFSRAFKQYVGVSPQLFRKNELLNEAKNH